Proteins encoded within one genomic window of Streptomyces sp. NBC_01314:
- a CDS encoding hemolysin family protein, with product MTAVQLLIGFATLVVNAFFVGAEFALISVRRSQIEPYAEQGDRRAISVLWGLQHVSALMAAAQLGITLCTLVLGVVAEPAIEHLLEPLFHAVGVPEGAGHVVSFVIALALATYLHMLLGEMVPKNIALAEPVRSALLLGPPLVTLSRALRPVIFTVNAFANALLKLMRIETKDEVTATFSDTELARLVRDSSEAGLIDDRAQERLRDALELGRRPVRDVVLPLERVVYAGMGVTPEELERLSSESGFSRFPVVDEGRRIVGYLHVKDALDATPRDVPFSVRDMRSIARVRETTPLDDVLTAMRRSRTHLAAVQGEDGRLAGMVTMEDVLRELFGQPAA from the coding sequence ATGACCGCCGTCCAGCTACTGATCGGTTTCGCGACGCTGGTCGTCAACGCCTTCTTCGTGGGCGCCGAGTTCGCCCTGATCTCCGTGCGCCGCAGCCAGATCGAACCGTACGCCGAACAGGGCGACCGGCGGGCCATCAGCGTGCTGTGGGGCCTGCAGCACGTGTCCGCGCTGATGGCGGCCGCACAGCTCGGCATCACGCTGTGCACCCTGGTCCTCGGTGTGGTCGCGGAACCCGCGATCGAACATCTGCTGGAACCGCTGTTCCACGCAGTGGGCGTACCGGAGGGCGCGGGCCACGTGGTGTCCTTCGTGATCGCGTTGGCACTCGCCACCTACCTCCACATGCTGCTCGGCGAGATGGTGCCGAAGAACATCGCCCTCGCCGAGCCGGTGCGCAGCGCCCTGCTGCTCGGCCCGCCGCTCGTGACGCTCTCCCGGGCCCTGCGCCCGGTGATCTTCACGGTCAACGCCTTCGCCAACGCTCTGCTGAAGCTGATGCGGATCGAGACGAAGGACGAGGTCACGGCGACCTTCTCGGACACCGAACTCGCCCGTCTCGTCCGTGACTCCAGCGAGGCCGGACTCATCGACGACCGCGCGCAGGAGCGGCTGCGCGACGCGCTGGAGCTGGGCCGCCGGCCCGTGCGCGACGTCGTGCTCCCGCTGGAGCGGGTCGTCTACGCGGGCATGGGTGTCACCCCGGAGGAGCTGGAGCGGCTGTCGTCCGAGTCCGGGTTCTCCCGCTTCCCCGTGGTCGACGAGGGGCGCCGGATCGTGGGCTATCTCCATGTGAAGGACGCGCTCGACGCGACCCCGCGCGACGTGCCGTTCTCCGTCCGGGACATGCGGTCCATCGCCCGGGTCCGGGAGACCACACCGCTGGACGACGTGCTCACCGCGATGCGGCGCAGCCGGACGCACCTGGCGGCTGTCCAGGGCGAGGACGGGCGGCTCGCCGGCATGGTGACCATGGAGGACGTGCTGCGGGAGCTGTTCGGGCAGCCGGCCGCCTGA
- a CDS encoding SGNH/GDSL hydrolase family protein, with amino-acid sequence MQTNPTYSSLVTVGDSFTEGMSDLLPDGSYRGWADLLAGRMAARTPGFRYANLAVRGKLIGQIVAEQVEVAAAMEADVITLVGGLNDTLRPKCDMGRVRGLLEEAVERLAPSCKQLVLMRSPGRRGPVLERFRPRMEELFVCVDELAARHGALVVDLYGAPSLGDPRMWDVDRLHLTADGHRRVAEAVWQTLGHQAEDPEWRTPIPLTPPPGWTARQVAHARFARQYLLPWIARRLTGRSSGDGRTGAQFSAELGKAFWVTPVDHTNPGPVTDWQQVGP; translated from the coding sequence ATGCAGACGAATCCCACGTACTCCAGCCTTGTCACGGTCGGCGACTCCTTCACCGAGGGCATGTCCGACCTCCTTCCCGACGGTTCGTACCGGGGCTGGGCAGATCTCCTCGCGGGCCGTATGGCCGCGCGGACGCCCGGTTTCCGGTACGCCAACCTCGCGGTGCGCGGAAAGCTGATCGGACAGATCGTCGCCGAGCAGGTGGAGGTCGCGGCCGCGATGGAGGCGGACGTGATCACACTGGTCGGCGGCCTGAACGACACGCTCCGGCCCAAGTGCGACATGGGCCGGGTGCGTGGGCTTCTGGAAGAGGCCGTGGAGCGCCTCGCGCCCTCCTGCAAGCAGCTCGTCCTGATGCGCAGCCCCGGCCGCCGGGGCCCCGTCCTGGAGCGGTTCAGGCCGCGCATGGAAGAGCTGTTCGTCTGCGTCGACGAGCTGGCCGCCCGGCACGGCGCCCTCGTCGTCGACCTGTACGGCGCGCCTTCGCTGGGCGATCCCCGCATGTGGGACGTGGACCGGCTGCACCTGACGGCCGACGGGCACCGCCGGGTCGCCGAGGCGGTCTGGCAGACGCTCGGCCACCAGGCGGAGGACCCGGAGTGGCGGACACCCATACCCCTGACGCCGCCGCCCGGATGGACCGCCCGCCAGGTGGCCCACGCACGGTTCGCCCGGCAGTACCTGCTGCCGTGGATCGCCCGCCGCCTCACCGGCCGCTCCTCGGGCGACGGCCGGACAGGCGCCCAGTTCAGCGCTGAGCTGGGCAAAGCCTTCTGGGTCACCCCTGTGGACCACACAAACCCCGGCCCTGTGACGGACTGGCAACAGGTAGGGCCCTGA
- a CDS encoding radical SAM protein, with protein sequence MNQHHHGDQRFHVIVLSNFAKGFDKYAFTYGKAGIPESTYPDRFHLLTRAELGIGIGKARRLLDRLAIPGDRLLVLETMVDPDKLVPNESTGLGMELREARIRLSAVHELDQAGDEFTLRPTTVEDAMASSLHLHGSALRRYADTRPRSVSLLPVASACQARCSFCFSAASISSDQAPARVPWDAVAHWLERARAAGAERAVITGGGEPTLIPFEQQLRLVSVCSAAFPKVVLITNAHTLAKGRHADRADRLAALSAAGLSVLAVSRHHQDDAVNERLMMLRTPVSSVIDTWRVERDRWPGLRMRLICVLQHGGVADAAEVADYLSWAAALGVEEVCFKELYVSTSTESLYFDRAANVWSREHQVSLSIVTGFAEQHGFELASRLPWGAPVYHGSWDGRPMRIAAYTEPSLLWERTSGIARSWNVMADGRCYASLEDRASEIVPEGAAA encoded by the coding sequence ATGAACCAACACCACCATGGCGACCAGCGCTTCCACGTCATCGTGCTGTCGAACTTCGCGAAGGGCTTCGACAAGTACGCGTTCACTTACGGTAAGGCGGGGATTCCGGAGAGTACCTATCCCGACCGGTTCCACCTGCTGACCCGTGCGGAGTTGGGAATCGGCATCGGCAAGGCGCGACGTCTGCTGGACCGTCTGGCCATTCCGGGTGACCGGCTGCTGGTGCTGGAAACCATGGTGGACCCCGACAAGCTGGTGCCCAACGAGTCGACCGGCCTCGGCATGGAACTGCGCGAGGCTCGCATCCGGTTGTCAGCAGTCCACGAACTCGACCAAGCGGGCGACGAGTTCACTCTTCGCCCGACAACCGTCGAGGATGCGATGGCGTCCTCCCTGCACCTGCACGGTTCGGCACTGCGTCGCTACGCCGACACGCGACCGCGCTCGGTGTCGCTTCTGCCGGTCGCCTCCGCCTGCCAAGCCCGGTGTTCGTTCTGCTTCTCCGCGGCTTCGATCTCCAGCGACCAGGCACCGGCACGGGTCCCGTGGGACGCGGTCGCCCACTGGCTGGAGCGCGCCCGTGCGGCAGGTGCCGAGCGTGCGGTGATCACCGGCGGCGGGGAGCCCACGCTCATACCGTTCGAACAGCAACTGCGACTGGTGTCCGTCTGCTCGGCGGCCTTCCCGAAGGTCGTCCTGATCACCAACGCGCACACCCTGGCGAAAGGCCGGCACGCCGATCGGGCCGACCGCCTCGCAGCCCTGAGCGCCGCGGGCCTGAGCGTGCTGGCCGTCTCCCGGCACCATCAGGACGACGCCGTCAACGAACGGCTGATGATGCTGCGCACGCCGGTGAGCTCTGTCATCGACACCTGGCGCGTGGAACGTGACCGCTGGCCGGGGCTGCGGATGAGGTTGATCTGTGTACTCCAGCACGGCGGCGTCGCCGACGCGGCCGAGGTCGCCGACTACCTTTCGTGGGCCGCGGCTCTGGGTGTCGAGGAAGTCTGCTTCAAGGAGCTCTACGTATCCACCAGCACTGAGTCGCTCTACTTCGACCGCGCCGCCAACGTCTGGAGCCGAGAGCACCAGGTGTCGCTGTCCATCGTCACCGGGTTCGCCGAGCAGCACGGTTTCGAACTGGCGAGCCGCCTTCCCTGGGGCGCGCCGGTCTACCACGGCAGCTGGGACGGACGGCCGATGCGGATCGCCGCTTACACCGAGCCCAGCCTGCTCTGGGAACGCACCAGCGGGATCGCACGCAGCTGGAACGTCATGGCCGACGGACGCTGCTACGCCTCCCTGGAAGACCGGGCCAGCGAGATCGTGCCGGAAGGCGCGGCGGCATGA
- a CDS encoding LLM class F420-dependent oxidoreductase, which yields MPRPFRFGVNLLSPTSAGEWRAKCRRAEQLGYDVILVPDHLGMPAPFPSLVSAAEATERPRLGTFVLNAGFWNPTLLAREVATTDALTGGRLELGLGTGYVPGEHEQAGLPWGTPGERVDHLLRTVEELDRLLGSEEHEPRPAQRPRVPLLIGANGDRMLRITAEHADIAAFTGARTVAGGKLEPLTAEELDERVGRYQEFAAGRKEPAELNLLIQIVELTEDRGAAVQPWLGHLPNLSEEQALRLPLILVGTLGEIVDQVLAQRERYGFSYLTVLEPNMEVFAKVVEALHGR from the coding sequence ATGCCGCGCCCGTTCCGCTTCGGAGTCAACTTACTCAGCCCCACGTCGGCCGGGGAGTGGCGTGCGAAGTGCCGCCGCGCCGAACAGCTCGGTTACGACGTGATCCTGGTCCCCGACCATCTGGGCATGCCTGCCCCGTTCCCGTCCCTCGTCTCCGCCGCGGAGGCGACCGAACGGCCACGGCTCGGCACGTTCGTGCTGAACGCGGGTTTCTGGAACCCGACCCTGCTGGCGCGCGAGGTCGCCACCACGGACGCGCTGACCGGCGGGCGCCTGGAGCTGGGGCTCGGCACCGGGTACGTACCGGGCGAGCACGAGCAGGCCGGTCTGCCCTGGGGTACGCCCGGCGAGCGCGTCGACCATCTGCTGCGCACCGTCGAGGAGTTGGACCGGCTCCTCGGCTCCGAGGAGCACGAACCACGTCCGGCGCAGCGGCCCCGGGTGCCGCTGCTCATCGGCGCCAACGGCGACCGGATGCTGCGGATCACCGCCGAGCACGCGGACATCGCGGCCTTCACGGGCGCGCGGACGGTGGCGGGCGGCAAACTGGAACCGCTGACCGCCGAGGAACTCGACGAACGGGTCGGCCGGTACCAGGAGTTCGCCGCCGGGCGGAAGGAACCCGCCGAGCTGAACCTGCTGATCCAGATCGTCGAGCTCACCGAAGACCGTGGCGCCGCCGTACAGCCGTGGCTCGGCCATCTCCCGAACCTGAGCGAGGAGCAGGCACTGCGGCTGCCGCTGATCCTGGTCGGGACGCTGGGGGAGATCGTCGACCAGGTGCTGGCGCAGCGGGAGCGGTACGGCTTCTCGTATCTGACCGTCCTGGAGCCGAACATGGAGGTCTTCGCGAAGGTCGTCGAGGCGCTGCACGGCAGGTGA
- a CDS encoding LacI family DNA-binding transcriptional regulator yields the protein MGSVAGQRETEDQRARGVRTVKRVTLRDVAQAAGVSHQTVSRAINGKGEIDPATQQRVLDVAKQLRYRPSRFGRGLVRPDVVSVGLIVPDVVNPFFPEFVAGVIAAADERDWQVLVASTENDRSRELAMVRSLGQQVDALVGYISHPDAQLEPYVGTVPLVVVDRGLDSSTHALVHIDTAAGIRAGMQHLIDRGHRRIGMIDCECVSAPLVRRRTFLEVVGEQALPVDEGWVVMGEQSPAGGAAAFEALYAARPDLTAVVAFNDLVAIGALRAARRLGVRIPDDCALVGYDGLSVVDLVDPPLTTLHLDKRRLGELAIHQVDQLLAGELPPPIVLTPSLHVRGTT from the coding sequence GTGGGCAGCGTGGCCGGACAGCGGGAAACGGAAGACCAGCGGGCGCGGGGTGTGAGAACCGTCAAGCGCGTCACGCTCCGCGACGTTGCTCAGGCGGCAGGCGTGTCCCATCAGACCGTCTCCCGGGCGATCAACGGCAAGGGGGAGATCGACCCGGCGACTCAGCAACGCGTGCTCGACGTCGCAAAGCAGTTGCGGTACCGGCCCAGCCGGTTCGGCCGGGGGCTGGTCCGCCCGGACGTCGTATCCGTCGGGCTCATCGTCCCCGACGTGGTCAACCCCTTCTTCCCGGAGTTCGTGGCAGGAGTGATTGCGGCCGCGGACGAACGCGACTGGCAGGTGCTCGTGGCCAGCACCGAGAACGATCGGTCCCGGGAGCTGGCCATGGTCCGCTCACTCGGCCAACAGGTTGACGCTCTTGTCGGCTACATCAGCCATCCCGATGCGCAGCTCGAGCCGTACGTGGGCACCGTGCCGCTGGTTGTGGTCGATCGCGGGCTGGACTCGTCGACCCACGCGTTGGTCCACATCGACACCGCGGCCGGAATCCGGGCCGGGATGCAGCACCTCATCGACCGGGGTCACCGCCGGATCGGCATGATCGACTGCGAGTGCGTGAGCGCCCCGTTGGTCCGGCGCCGCACCTTCCTCGAAGTCGTCGGCGAACAAGCGCTGCCCGTCGACGAGGGCTGGGTTGTCATGGGTGAGCAGTCCCCGGCCGGGGGCGCCGCCGCGTTCGAGGCGCTGTACGCCGCGCGCCCGGACCTCACCGCCGTGGTCGCCTTCAACGACCTGGTCGCGATCGGCGCGCTCCGGGCCGCCCGCCGGCTCGGCGTCCGGATACCGGACGACTGCGCACTGGTCGGCTACGACGGGCTGAGCGTCGTCGATCTGGTCGACCCGCCACTGACCACCCTCCACCTCGACAAGCGACGGCTGGGCGAACTGGCCATCCACCAAGTCGACCAACTCCTCGCAGGCGAACTGCCACCCCCTATCGTCCTGACACCGAGCTTGCATGTCCGCGGCACGACGTGA
- a CDS encoding hemolysin family protein, with protein MIEVLLLLVAVLLSLICGAFVAAEFSLTTVDRGRLERAVERGERGAAGALKAVRNLTFQLSGAQLGITVTNLVVGMLAESSIAKLIAGPLEALGVPSSASSSVALVIGTALSTVVLMVVGELVPKNWAISAPLPVAKKVANPQRWFSAAFRPFITHLNNTANRLVRLFGIEPAEELASARGPQELAALARHSAREGALEADTAELFVRTLNLADLTAENVMTPRVQVIALDVQATCEDVANATRATGLSRFPVYRGGLDSVVGTVHIKDVLAVPAERRLRTSIAELLREPLLVPESLTVDRVLDRLSGKRTMAVVIDEYGGTAGVVTLEDIVEEVVGEVRDEHDPHETPDLAPVGTDEHDRELYSADGSARTDQLARVGLRAPDGPYETLAGLVATELGRIPAVGDTVEVVGWRLDVVDAAGHRAARVLLHAPVPSDEEHEHEEKTR; from the coding sequence ATGATCGAAGTGCTCCTCCTTCTGGTGGCGGTGCTGCTCTCGCTGATCTGTGGTGCCTTCGTCGCCGCCGAGTTCTCGCTGACCACGGTCGACCGCGGCCGGCTGGAGCGGGCCGTGGAGCGCGGCGAACGGGGGGCCGCCGGCGCCCTCAAGGCCGTACGGAACCTGACGTTCCAGCTCTCCGGCGCCCAGCTCGGCATCACCGTCACCAACCTGGTGGTCGGCATGCTCGCCGAGTCGTCCATCGCCAAGCTGATCGCGGGCCCGCTGGAGGCCCTCGGCGTACCGAGCTCCGCTTCGAGTTCGGTGGCGCTGGTGATCGGGACGGCCCTGTCGACCGTCGTGCTGATGGTCGTCGGTGAGCTGGTGCCCAAGAACTGGGCGATCTCCGCGCCGCTGCCGGTGGCGAAGAAGGTCGCGAATCCGCAGCGCTGGTTCAGCGCCGCGTTCCGCCCCTTCATCACCCACCTCAACAACACCGCCAACCGGCTCGTACGCCTCTTCGGCATCGAGCCCGCCGAGGAGCTGGCCTCCGCCCGCGGCCCCCAGGAGCTGGCGGCCCTCGCCCGGCACTCGGCCAGGGAGGGCGCCCTGGAGGCGGACACCGCCGAGCTGTTCGTACGCACGCTGAACCTCGCCGATCTGACCGCGGAGAACGTGATGACCCCGCGCGTCCAGGTCATCGCCCTCGACGTGCAGGCGACCTGCGAGGACGTGGCGAACGCGACCCGGGCCACCGGCCTGTCCCGCTTCCCCGTCTACCGCGGCGGCCTGGACTCGGTCGTCGGCACCGTGCACATCAAGGACGTCCTCGCCGTCCCCGCCGAGCGCCGGCTGCGCACCTCCATAGCGGAACTGCTGCGCGAGCCGCTGCTCGTCCCCGAGTCACTGACCGTCGACCGGGTGCTGGACCGGCTCTCGGGCAAGCGCACGATGGCCGTCGTCATCGACGAGTACGGCGGCACCGCCGGCGTCGTGACCCTGGAGGACATCGTCGAGGAGGTCGTCGGCGAGGTGCGGGACGAGCACGACCCGCACGAGACGCCCGACCTGGCCCCCGTCGGCACCGACGAGCACGACCGCGAGCTCTACTCGGCCGACGGCTCGGCCCGCACCGACCAGCTGGCCCGGGTGGGCCTGCGCGCGCCGGACGGACCGTACGAGACGCTCGCGGGCCTCGTCGCCACCGAGCTGGGCCGTATTCCGGCCGTCGGTGACACCGTCGAGGTCGTCGGCTGGCGGCTCGACGTGGTGGACGCCGCCGGGCACCGGGCCGCGCGGGTGCTGCTGCACGCACCGGTCCCGTCCGACGAGGAGCACGAGCACGAGGAGAAGACGCGATGA
- a CDS encoding GNAT family N-acetyltransferase: MTDLRIRAATPDDLDAVLAFWKVAAEGTSISDDREGVERLVARDPEALILAELDGEPVGTVIAGFDGWRCHLYRLAVHPERRRRGIGSALLTAAEERFVRLGGRRGDAMVLVRNETAQHAWRAAGYAPEEKWRRWVKPLGG, translated from the coding sequence ATGACCGACCTGCGCATACGGGCCGCGACGCCCGACGACCTCGACGCCGTTCTCGCCTTCTGGAAGGTGGCCGCCGAGGGCACCAGCATCAGCGACGACCGCGAAGGCGTCGAGCGGCTGGTGGCCCGTGACCCCGAGGCGCTGATCCTCGCCGAACTGGACGGCGAACCGGTGGGCACGGTCATCGCCGGCTTCGACGGCTGGCGGTGCCATCTGTACCGGCTCGCGGTGCATCCGGAGCGGCGGCGCAGGGGCATCGGCTCGGCGCTGCTCACGGCGGCCGAGGAGCGGTTCGTCCGGCTCGGCGGGCGGCGCGGCGACGCGATGGTGCTGGTACGCAACGAGACGGCCCAGCATGCGTGGCGGGCGGCCGGGTACGCCCCCGAGGAGAAGTGGCGGCGCTGGGTGAAGCCGCTCGGGGGCTGA
- a CDS encoding aminotransferase class I/II-fold pyridoxal phosphate-dependent enzyme — protein sequence MRFEQFQEFRQRQLSASSSLLDAAETNVYRALAPVRPEPPTDMSTAHRCDLARAWLRRFELPEEWSGHAMVCRGVRHGLGVVFHWLRAVHARLWLPSDVYPVYFELARAAGLEPMSYPTLPAPALPRSPGDHRPEYLLLANPSKPLGRYLSDAECAAVISWLRESPRRRLLIDSVYDLGAPFAAGTRRLLDTGCAVLLHSVTKGWLWPRTFGVVLLGPAHAELAGAFRADPPTPAQLRLADRLLTEHSDVPRQVVDELAARAERLFERLPDEVLGAIPTTSRTCSGNYFFPVEIPAETLQRECGVLAMPVSVFGESSWSGSILTSLADAFAPTPTAAR from the coding sequence ATGAGGTTCGAGCAGTTCCAGGAATTCCGGCAGCGGCAGCTCAGTGCTTCCTCGTCGCTTCTGGACGCCGCCGAGACCAACGTGTACCGGGCGCTTGCTCCGGTGCGGCCGGAACCGCCGACCGACATGAGTACGGCGCACCGGTGCGATCTCGCCCGAGCCTGGCTGCGGCGCTTCGAGCTGCCGGAAGAGTGGTCCGGCCACGCCATGGTCTGTCGAGGGGTCCGGCACGGGCTCGGTGTGGTGTTCCACTGGCTGCGCGCCGTGCACGCGCGGTTGTGGCTGCCCAGCGACGTGTACCCGGTCTACTTCGAACTGGCCCGCGCCGCGGGCCTCGAGCCCATGTCCTACCCGACGCTGCCGGCGCCGGCCCTGCCGAGGTCGCCGGGGGACCACCGGCCCGAATACCTGCTGCTCGCCAACCCCAGCAAGCCGCTCGGCCGTTACCTGTCCGATGCCGAGTGCGCCGCGGTGATTTCGTGGTTGCGGGAATCACCACGCCGCCGCCTGCTGATCGACAGCGTCTACGACCTGGGAGCCCCGTTCGCCGCCGGCACACGGCGATTGCTGGACACCGGTTGTGCGGTCCTGCTGCATTCGGTCACCAAGGGATGGCTGTGGCCACGCACGTTCGGCGTGGTCCTGCTGGGCCCGGCGCACGCCGAATTGGCCGGCGCGTTCCGGGCGGATCCGCCGACGCCGGCACAGCTGAGGCTCGCCGACCGTCTGCTGACCGAGCACAGCGACGTGCCCCGGCAGGTCGTCGACGAACTGGCCGCACGGGCTGAGCGGTTGTTCGAACGGTTGCCGGACGAGGTGCTCGGGGCGATTCCCACGACGAGCCGGACGTGTTCCGGCAACTATTTCTTCCCGGTTGAAATCCCGGCGGAGACGCTCCAGCGTGAGTGCGGCGTGCTCGCCATGCCGGTCAGCGTGTTCGGGGAGAGCAGTTGGTCCGGCTCCATCCTGACCAGCCTTGCTGACGCTTTCGCCCCGACGCCGACGGCGGCGCGATGA